The DNA region aagccaaaaaaaatatgcaCTATGAAGGCCCAAGGCACCTTAAAAAGACCAAagctcatattaaaaaaattggttattaAACTGCTGGTTATAAAATTAGCTACTAACCACCTAAGCGGAGcttattaaaatctaataatcgCGTTAGGCAGTTGTGGTTATCGATTTTAACCAATAATCCGCTAACCACAACCGCTTGTACACTCCTAAAACTAAAGTTCAAGCAATTTAGCGATAAAATTGATAGATTGGTTTGAATcgattttgggtttttatttatttatttggagttagtaatttttaattattttatgcaCTCCACTTGacacaaaaaaatatagatTACTTGTGATATACAATCACATCATAAGATATACTGATTTGGTTAAAATATGCGGCATGAGAGTCATATACCATTATTTTAAGTGAAGTGACATAAATTTCCGTCGAAAAATGGACGAAAGTGTCAAATGAGTATTTCGCTTAAAAATGTATTCGACTTGTtacacttttaaaaattgagttggTGGTTTGATAATGGCCATAACTAAATGTaccaaaaccaaattcaaaccttaataatataaaagaagtataataattttattttgtcttttttccctCAAATCCCAAGTCAATTTTTCAGAAATTgttgcttagaaaaaagaaaaataattaaataaaaaattgtcaaaaggGCATTCTTGGGAGACGAGAAAACAATAGTCCCTGTATAAATACGTGCTGAGCGACGTGTAGTTTCCTCACCATTGCGCTACTTCCCAAGAATCCGAATTCAATCTAacaaatttcattttctcttctgGCGCCTTTTGCACTGTACGTACTTATTCAAACTCTTTCTTCGTCTTTGTCAGAGCCaaacacactctctctctctgtttaacTTGGTTCTCATTTCCTTTGAGAATTCTCTTGGTTTTCTCTTGGTCCATGGAGGTAGTGCCCGATGTTGATGGGCCGGGCGTGGGCGTGGGCGCAGAGAAAGCTGGGCCAGTCGTAGCGGTGGGCTCAGGAGAAGGGTCGTCCGGCCCAACAGGCTTAGGAGGTGTAGTGAagaggagggggagggggagggggagggggaggggtaGGGGCAGCCTAGGAAGTACGATCGATGGGGGCAGACTGGGCCTTCCGTCTGCAATGTCTGAGACCCTGTTCTTGCCTTCTTGGGGTGAGTTTCTTGCGCTTcgtgcaattaaaaaaaaaaaaaaaaaaaaggtcttgaTATCTAATTTTGAGTTATAATTCGATATTTTGTTGTATGGTATATATCCGTTTTGAGTCTCCTTTTTAGAGTTTCTTAATTCTGCTATTTGGgttattttcagtttttattgttattgttgtaATGTTGTCATTGTCTTTAGTGGTACAATAATCATGTATGGTGGTGGGTATGGAAGTTTTGATGTTATGGACTTAGTGAATTTATCTGGGTTGATAAAGCTAGGCTCTTCGAGGGCCTTGTAAGAATTCCCACAAAGTTtttagattattttatttttattttttaactagaATGATTTAAGGGTGGGTTGGGACAACCATGTTAAATTTGTAGTATAGTTATacgataaaaatgtgatttataatAACATTACTAGTTAAgagtaatatatttttataggtTTAGTTGTTTCACACATGAACTTTTTATGCATGCAGGTGACTTGCTGCAGCCACAGCAGGTAGAGATTTCACCCTTCATCTACTCATTGTCAAGATCAATGAGGTAATATTAGATGGATGTGAGAGAATTTGCTTGGcatattttctattctattaaTGGTACATTAAGACTTTTTATGTCATTTGCAGGATATCGTTAGAAGGATAGCGTTATGTTTTCAGGGTCCTCGGTCAGTTTGTATTATTTCTGCTACTGGTGTGCTCTCCAGTGTTATAATTCGCCATTTTGGTCCTTCTGGTTCTGTTAGACAATATGATGTACGTTTGAATCTTCTTTTATCATTCCTTTTtccctaattaatttttttctttttcttgactTGCTGGGtggctagtttttttttttttttttttcctacatatATTTGTCAACTTATTACTATAAATTCTCCAGTTACATTTGTCAAGATTCAAGAACATGGTTACTGGAGAATTTACCTTCAATCATTTTAGTGTCACTGTTACCATTTGGTTCCAATTCATTTATatgaaattagaaatttaaaGGGTTTTGTTTGCTCTTTCATGCAGGGTCCCTTTCAGATTTTGAACTTAACCGGATCATATACATCATCTGAAAACGAAACCGGTGATGTACATCGCATAGATGGCAAGTTAATGATCACATTGGCGAAGCCTAATGGCGAAGTTTTTGCTGGTGTCGCGAGTACACTGATTGCGGCCGAACCCATACAAGTAAGCTAGCCCTTGCTTGCTTTTCTAATGTTTTTAAGATTGACATTGTTAGCTTGAAAATTGCCTAATTATTATGGGTTCTCTTGATGTTTTCAGCTCATTGTTGGCAGTTTTAGGCAAAATTCCAACGCGGCTGCAGCCAGAATTCCTCGTGTTCCCAAATTGGGAGGAGTTCCCGGTGCTCATATTTCTAAAATGactgatggtgatgatgatacCTGCACAGCACCGGCATCTACATCCTTGGAAGCAGCCCATGGAGGAGCCGATTTGGGAGGAGTTCCCGGTGTTCATATTTCTAAAATGACTGGTGGTGATGATGATACCTGCAGAGCACCTACATCTACATCCTTGGAAGCAGTCCATGGAGGAGCCGATTTGGGAGGAGTTCCCGGTGTTCATATTTCTAAAATGACTGGTGGTGATCATGATGATCAATAGACAGAGGCTGACACAGAGGCTGACTGGTGGTGATGATGATAATTTGGATAAATACATCTgcaggctctctctctctcacgacAATGACAAATACACAGATTCTGACTGGAGAAATTGAAAGCAGCTTTCTAACTTGGCATTGGTGGCAGTTGAAGATGAATACCTATACTTTCCAATGAAGTACATCTGGGATTTACTGATTTTTGTAGTTCTATATTGCTAACTTCGAACTGAAAGATCACCAATTCCCCCAcacaatttttttaggaaatgaTGAAGCATATTCAAAATTTGaggctttttttgtttgtttttgtttgtttttgttatggTGCGTGATCTGCATGTTAGTTGTTAAAACTTTGAGGGAATTTAGAAATGACTTTTGAATTAACAAACAGATCGAAGAGATGAATGGAATAAATACTTTCACGCTTCATGTACTGTTGTTAGTTTTATTCTCCATGTTCTTAccatttgtctttgttttcttcccttttcAAATCATGTCAAAGAAATATTCACTTTTCTCaagaaaaatagaagttttctcttttgttttctatcgTACTGATAATAATACTTGTTTTTATGAACTTGAGAGCATCAGagtttgggttttattttttgtcaagtCCAAATAGGAGGTACCTGGACGGAAGCCTGGATGGCGAGCGGGAAGGCTGGGAACTCACTAGTaggtaggggtgggcagattaaccgcgCGATTACCGACCGTCGTCGGCcggtaatcggttaggatttgTATATAGATTCGGTAATCGGAACAAAATTTTGCTTATCGGTTTTCGATATACCTGATAAGAACCGATATTGGGGGTATAAAACGACATcgttattgggtttttttttttgtcaagtcCAAATAAGAGGTACCTGGACGGAAGTGTGGACGACGAGCAGGAAGGCTAGGAACTCACTGGAAGGGCTGAAAAGGAGGGCGGTTATTAACCGTCCGTTAACTGCCaactgcctatatatatagtaaatgtataataagtcctTAAGTCAACCtgccaaaattaaaatatccctaaggttttttttttttttggaaatttactTCCTAGGTTAATCGAAATACCAATAAAATTCCTACCGTTAGATTTTTGTAACGTTTGTTAGTCTCAATCAAAACGCATTGTTTTGTCATGTTAGCATaataattgtttattaatttaattttaaaattaaataaaaataaataaataaataagttgaaggggtggccaacgATGGGgctgccacccctggccaccccccaaccccaatggggtggccgcaTGCCACCCCAAGCGTGGGCTACCNNNNNNNNNNNNNNNNNNNNNNNNNNNNNNNNNNNNNNNNNNNNNNNNNNNNNNNNNNNNNNNNNNNNNNNNNNNNNNNNNNNNNNNNNNNNNNNNNNNNtaatataatttttaaattaaattaataaaaaattattatactgACGTAGCAAAACGGTACATTTTGATTGGGAATAACGGACGTTACAAAAATCCAATGATAaggattttattggcatttcgattgactttagaagtaaattttcgaaaaaaaaaaaacttaggaatATTTTAACTTTAGCGGGTTAACTCAAGaacttattatacatttaccatatatatattctgatattagataaagataaaaattgttttgtgcTTAACCTTCGACGGAAAGATTAACAAACAACGTCATTATCATTGTAATTGATACTtgataacaacaaaaataatattgaatatatatataaaaaaaaaaaaaaggtcattattatgaagaaaaattacaattttttttaaaaaaaataccaaaataaaagaaggaccaaaatattattgtttcagaatttttttattttattattttttaaattaaaaaataagaaaaaagttgtgtCTTTAACATTAtcctatatttatatatataaaaaaatacatgaataCGAcgtttttatgtttaaatatatataaaaatgtataaaaatctagaaacgatGTCGTATGTAATAGagtattatcgtattaccatagaaaacgacgtcgttttggttttttcttttaatttttaatttttttttttttttttttttttagtggttagcggttaatcggttattatgattattaacCGTTAACTGTCAGTTAACCGCCCacttaagcggttagcggttttagccgtAACAGCATTTTTACTCTTATCACAAGCGCCAACAACTTCAACACCGCGGAGGAGAAAAATGGCTAaattagcatttcttttttcttacccAAAACAAATTAAGCAATGATAAAagctaggggtggcaaaatgggtaatCGGGTAAACAAGATTAGGACCCGttaagacccgcgacccgattacccgagACATGAACactacccgtttagctaaacaggttaacgggtctgacacgattataacacgaaaaatatccgggtaacccgacacgacccgcttagcataaccgggtcatatcgggtagacacgacccgacacgactcGCGCGCTAAACAGGTAACCCGACTCGACCCactaaaaaaaacccttaatcaaaattgaaaaaaataatttaataaagggatctcttgggccaaagaactagtcaaatttatcctaaccgtccaagaagaataaaacattttaaaatagaatgtttcaatatatagataatgttttaatatatagacccacataaaaaaaagtaacagaAAAGTAAGGAATAGGCTAGTGAAGTGAAGCCGTGAGTGAGTCAgtaagtgttagggttaacttagttagaactgagaaatagtttttttttttttgaaaaaaaataaaaataaaaaaattagatgggTCAGGCGGGTCACTCGAGACCCGTCAAACCCGCCAGACCCGATTGACCCGTTAGACCAGACTGACTcgccagacccatttattaaacgtgtctggcgggtcgacccgtggacccgccagacacgaatttaatcgtgtcttaatcgagtagacccgattaagacccgaacccgataagcccaaacccaatacctgttaacttcgtgtcgggttcgcgggtcatgttaaaattgccagccctaataAAAGCATAACGAACGTTAGCTTTGCCACAGCCAGTCAACATGTTGTTAACGCCGGAATTGCTTACGGAAATTCTTGCGATTTTGGAAAGATGACGAAAAAACACAAGCTAGCATTACATAATCGGTCGATTTGAAAAAGACAATCGAAAACATAGCTCCGAAGGATCAATTCATGTGATTTACGGAAAATAGTAAAACTATGGttcaaattcaatcaatttgaggataaatttgataaatggGTTCGAATcgattttgagtttttttatttggagttagtaatttttaattattttctacaCTCCACCTAGCACTAAAAATATTAGTTCCGCGTGTGATATACAACTACGTTATAGGATATTCTGATTTGGTTATATGACATGAGAGTCGCATGTCGTTATTTTAAGTGAAGTGACATAGATTTTCGTCAAAAAAGTGGACGGAAGTGCCAAATAAGTATTTCGCTTAACGACGTATACAACTTATAACACTTTATTAGTTTAATATCTTCTAGGGTTTTTCATTGCTTCACTTAGTAATTGTTGGGTCAAGTGAATGGAACAAATTTTGCTTCTTCTGATTTAAGtctcaaatattttattgaatttgttcacttatatatttcaatttcaatagcATTGGTATGgaataatgaaaattttataaaccaCTAGCATATGATGGCAATAAGCAATTTAAGGCCATTATAATATTTGATATTCATTAAAGGCACTGGTATGTAGGATTCAAGAGAGATTTTATTAAGCATTGGGGGTGGTCTCAGCCACCCTGCGCCCGATTGTTCGTACCACCCTCAAAGCTTTTGTTAGTTTGGCTTGCCTAAAAAACGAAGACTTTTCtaggaaataattttgaaagctaatgcattttaggaaatttgaacaaaatatgattcaattccaattaaaaaatttgacattcCTATGTTGtcaacaaacaaaagaataggaaTGGTCATTCAATTCCAGCTTCTTATATTCCTAGTAATACACATTTCTATTCCTAAGGAATCATCATTCTTGTGTACCAAACCTAACCTTAAGGTTTTTTAGTGTTCTAAATCAATGAAACTCAAGTTATCACTTATCATAACCTTTTAAGACTCTTTACCCTGGGGAACTTTTCCATCCACTGATTTGTTGTGGTCTTCTCTGTCTTCTCAACAAGGTttccttcttttgcttttcattttttttagtcaGTGAGTTTTAGGCATCAATTCTTCAAACCCTGGGGGTTAGGTGAGTTTAGTAGCCCTGGTATTTGAGGTTAGACATTTTACCAACATGGTGTGAGAGTAGTGTGATATTGTTATGTCGTCTGAATTTATTCTCTGTGTCTCCAACATGTTACTGTCTATATTTGTCAAGAACATGGTTacaataaatcattttagtgtGACTGTTACC from Corylus avellana chromosome ca10, CavTom2PMs-1.0 includes:
- the LOC132162803 gene encoding AT-hook motif nuclear-localized protein 7-like — its product is MEVVPDVDGPGVGVGAEKAGPVVAVGSGEGSSGPTGLGGVVKRRGRGRGRGRGRGSLGSTIDGGRLGLPSAMSETLFLPSWGDLLQPQQDIVRRIALCFQGPRSVCIISATGVLSSVIIRHFGPSGSVRQYDGPFQILNLTGSYTSSENETGDVHRIDGKLMITLAKPNGEVFAGVASTLIAAEPIQLIVGSFRQNSNAAAARIPRVPKLGGVPGAHISKMTDGDDDTCTAPASTSLEAAHGGADLGGVPGVHISKMTGGDDDTCRAPTSTSLEAVHGGADLGGVPGVHISKMTGGDHDDQ